A DNA window from Leishmania panamensis strain MHOM/PA/94/PSC-1 chromosome 27 sequence contains the following coding sequences:
- a CDS encoding hypothetical protein (TriTrypDB/GeneDB-style sysID: LpmP.27.2560~partially sequenced multicopy gene), whose amino-acid sequence MGNVVASRGWVLTACQVAQAEAVRRCLERLCQPVALFAGCNAAAPMTPAAGSSPNFTTMPSTRALLVKPQSESDLYALDDVTAVQLLQEAVCERVVYSRYGVLGVRIMRLLLQHHFLEERTLAEQSVATYVKAREVLHRMFKDGFLLQQEVPRTSALVERSAKASVYLWGLSWSATLLPAVRERLAKTLTIAWVKLREAQQQASAVAKPAACVRSSPAASGGIHRSAAHAEEVEAQWKSGMSRSIQQALQTQRTITGLQSCVMSLMRLLLIVDFF is encoded by the coding sequence ATGGGGAATGTGGTGGCGAGCCGCGGGTGGGTACTGACAGCGTGTCAAGTGGCtcaggcagaggcggtgcggcgctgcctgGAGCGGTTGTGCCAGCCCGTCGCTCTTTTCGCGGGCTgcaacgcagctgcgccgatGACACCAGCCGCCGGCTCCTCCCCGAACTTCACGACGATGCCGTCGACACGAGCGCTTTTGGTGAAGccgcagagcgagagcgactTGTACGCCTTGGACGACGTCAccgctgtgcagctgctgcaggaggcggtgtGTGAGCGGGTCGTGTACAGTCGCTACGGCGTACTCGGTGTGCGCATCatgaggctgctgctgcagcaccacttCCTGGAGGAGCGGACGCTAGCGGAGCAGTCGGTCGCAACGTACGTCAAGGCTCGAGAGGTGTTGCACCGGATGTTCAAGGACGGCTTTCTGCTTCAGCAGGAAGTGCCGCGCACCTCGGCACTCGTCGAGCGGTCCGCCAAGGCGAGTGTGTACCTCTGGGGGCTGAGCTGGagtgcgacgctgctgcctgcgGTGCGTGAGCGGTTGGCGAAAACGCTGACAATTGCATGGgtgaagctgcgcgaggcgcagcagcaggcgtcCGCCGTTGCAAAGCCTGCTGCCTGTGTCCGCTCCTCACCTGCAGCTAGCGGTGGCATCCACCGCAGTGCTGCTCACGCTGAGGAGGTCGAGGCGCAATGGAAGAGCGGCATGTCTCGCAGCAtacagcaggcgctgcagaccCAACGGACTATCACGGGGCTACAGAGCTGCGTGATGTCGCTcatgcggctgctgttgatCGTTGATTTTTTCTAA
- a CDS encoding hypothetical protein (TriTrypDB/GeneDB-style sysID: LpmP.27.2570): MQHRTRPRSAPSSTEASPPSLKRQDAATRSAQLTSLFDRPSGPVPKVRQGAHLSEDCADGLTGEGVKGVLSPTLLSRRLPPSTSAPLSHPAGGISSSSTGGAVLRSGGAPVLPTNSCGLPHFFSEQSRAVLSVEITSAEIQRTLQQLHHDLDFHAKRRIEAGRDAGCYLASAPRFHPSADSTSVTLLTGEATDTQQRRMVEVDTLSEAANIQRARAAAADEGASDDQSVEDYGVGCEVPPLTSDSRLADEVAAIAVCLAKMKESAGVMYDTEAAASSTSVAPWWSSALGMRDMKVSVARLDYHAHSALSWSHRSRKQLLLQAVMLNNASAATREQLFQQQNRLQEFQARLSDGQQAATQLQADIAQYQARVQAEMARRAALQEELRLCAQERGLVDPAERNPLKAELALLLEEREWPSHTLKRDASVVLGWLHSVSTALE; the protein is encoded by the coding sequence ATGCAGCACCGAACGCGGCCCCGATCCGCTCCGTCCTCCACGGAAGCATCTCCGCCTTCACTCAAGAGGCAGGACGCGGCAACACGCAGCGCACAGCTGACCAGCTTGTTTGATAGACCCTCAGGTCCGGTCCCCAAGGTTCGGCAGGGCGCCCACCTCAGCGAGGATTGTGCTGATGGCCTCACTGGTGAGGGTGTGAAAGGCGTTCTCTCACCAACTCTGCTCtcgcggcggctgccgcccTCGACTTCAGCTCCTCTCAGCCATCCTGCGGGTGGTATTAGCAGCTCATCAACTGGTGGGGCGGTTCTTCGAAGTGGCGGGGCGCCTGTTCTTCCCACCAACAGCTGTGGCCTGCCGCACTTCTTCAGTGAGCAGTCACGCGCCGTTCTGTCGGTAGAGATTACGTCGGCGGAGATCcagcgcacgctgcagcagctgcaccatgACCTTGACTTCCACGCCAAGAGACGCATCGAAGCAGGGCGCGACGCTGGCTGCTACTTGgcttctgctcctcgctTCCACCCATCGGCTGACTCGACGTCCGTCACACTACTGACGGGCGAGGCGACGGAtacgcagcagcgtcgcatGGTCGAGGTGGATACGCTCTCTGAAGCTGCCAATATTCAGCGcgctcgcgccgctgcggccgatGAAGGCGCCTCTGACGACCAGTCCGTCGAGGACTACGGTGTTGGCTGCGAGGTGCCACCGCTCACGTCGGACAGCCGCTTGGCAGACGAAGTGGCGGCCATAGCAGTGTGCTTGGCGAAGATGAAAGAGTCCGCAGGAGTCATGTATGACACCGAGGCCGCTGCGTCGAGCACGTCGGTGGCGCCATGGTGGTCCTCTGCGTTGGGCATGCGGGACATGAAGGTGTCTGTGGCCCGGCTGGACTACCATGCCCACAGCGCATTGAGCTGGTCGCACCGCTCGAGGAAGCAACTGCTCCTGCAAGCGGTCATGCTCAACAACGCATCGGCGGCCACACGCGAGCAGCTCTTCCAGCAGCAGAATCGCTTGCAAGAGTTCCAGGCTCGACTTAGTGATGGTCAGCAGGCTGCCACGCAGCTGCAAGCGGACATTGCCCAGTACCAGGCGCGCGTGCAGGCTGAGATGGCGCGTCGTGCTGccctgcaggaggagctgcgcctctgcgcgcAGGAGAGGGGCCTTGTTGACCCTGCGGAGCGCAACCCACTGAAGGCGGagctggcactgctgcttgaGGAGCGCGAGTGGCCTTCCCACACGCTCAAGAGAGACGCGAGTGTTGTGCTAGGCTGGCTGCACTCTGTCTCGACTGCTCTCGAGTAA
- a CDS encoding hypothetical protein (TriTrypDB/GeneDB-style sysID: LpmP.27.2580), which produces MSFSSPLDGGGADSAAEPRASLFTAAENTEFQAILAECSTFPSYERQYQEVLMTLEGDDVLDKFRAEYEGLHRSLLRSHESEGRLLRKCTDLQSDIEACAERAVTAAGLTLGDRDTIAHLKSETERTSNRLVQVKEKEAQLKEAIDTLKRDIAEQQAKAQDPIDIPEQEAALRSLRGLHEALQREEEQLVQQFRSASLDVAATQRRIAALLNNNSTNAAELSLVREMISKTEEEVQTVLASRAVKEQELKAVRDTIARRIASHTSQQHTLDALGEDHERNGQELRNIRHEETRLTEEYQGVCRQLQHVNTALQECSEENDLWQQRAHEKAAELQAYQAAVVSMHRRYIKAQKVVEALQRRNAVTEEQRSEQLTKHRELATQLKSEEAALARAKQAAHATTQTAASVKGEVNLLQQHIASEAAEQQRNAAWLAEKLGQLRVLESVLASSEEHIQRTHQEVYVLTQEAEISEAGAKKYASACAHLLSDVENKGAMVAQYEEQLTAVEARVKQQQALLESMVGERNTYTSHYDQLKQGLSEQQHHFTLLVAKVQSMRSAIEKREKDVTLEAAHVQLLQKQQKDIEVHVVDFERRANKKQLCAEALGQEIRQLRAVLSDAADETRRQQRRCHDVVHERDMLDRQVTDRAAEVQALYEQAHTKGFLLRRHEALYNDQAQQLEHLEYQTVQFAQQLEKMRTFVARLPELRVLLNNATRELQREKVRVQVLLDDAARPVNVHPYHELASAEPETHALLQRVQRLQRVLVQRRNELEEKEVAIQSVEQRYMNAKATVAHQPGPEIAEQLTAYQQNLTKKHQDMRQMQEALEFFRSQTDHFKARHDVLRERLADMGKAYAAERAEKERRTRAGVIAGAPPITPRADSPSATPEPVVYRGFVAPPRAAPTTAFTPHANPDEGSDLPLLGGPHENAGQR; this is translated from the coding sequence ATGAGTTTCTCCTCACCTCTCGATGGCGGCGGGGCAGACAGTGCCGCAGAGCCGCGCGCCTCGTTGTTTACGGCTGCCGAGAACACAGAGTTCCAAGCGATCTTAGCGGAGTGCAGCACCTTCCCATCCTACGAGCGGCAATATCAAGAGGTGCTCATGACGCTGGAGGGGGACGACGTCCTCGACAAGTTCCGCGCTGAGTACGAAGGCCTCCACCGATCCTTGCTGCGCAGTCACGAGAGCGAGGGCCGGCTTCTGCGCAAGTGCACAGACCTGCAGAGCGACATCGAGGCCTGCGCGGAGAGGGCGGTAACGGCGGCTGGGCTGACTTTGGGGGACCGTGACACCATTGCCCACCTCAAGAGTGAGACGGAGCGTACTTCCAACAGGTTGGTGCaggtgaaagagaaagaggcccagctgaaggaggcgatCGACACGCTCAAGCGCGACAtcgcggagcagcaggcaaaggCGCAGGATCCGATCGACATTCCAGAGCAGGAGGCCGCTCTACGCAGTCTACGAGGCCTCCATGAAGCTCTgcagcgggaggaggagcagctggttCAACAGTTCCGTAGCGCCTCTCTCGACGTGGCCGCCACGCAGCGACGCAtcgctgcactgctgaaCAACAATTCCACCAATGCTGCTGAACTCAGTCTTGTACGCGAGATGATCTcgaagacggaggaggaggtgcagacggtgctggcgagcAGGGCTGTGAAAGAGCAGGAGCTAAAGGCAGTGCGCGACACGATCGCCCGCCGCATCGCGTCTCACACCTCTCAACAGCACACCCTCGACGCGCTCGGCGAGGACCACGAGCGCAACgggcaggagctgcgcaacatCAGGCACGAAGAGACGCGGCTGACCGAAGAGTACCAGGGTGTTTGCCGTCAGCTGCAACACGTTAACACCGCTTTGCAGGAGTGCAGCGAGGAGAATGatctgtggcagcagcgcgcgcacgagaaggcggcggagctgcaggcgtaTCAGGCCGCAGTCGTCTCCATGCACAGGCGTTACATCAAGGCGCAGAAGGTTGttgaggcactgcagcggcgcaacgCCGTTACGGAGGAGCAGAGATCGGAGCAGCTAACGAAGCATCGCGAGTTGGCGACGCAACTGAAGAGCGAGGAGGCCGCTCTCGCCCGCGCGAAGCAGGCGGCCCACGCCACCACGCAAACGGCAGCGTCTGTCAAAGGGGAGGTCAACCTCTTGCAGCAGCATATCGCCAGTGAAgcggccgagcagcagcgcaacgccGCGTGGCTCGCGGAGAAGCTTGGGCAGCTGCGAGTGCTTGAGAGCGTGCTGGCATCTTCCGAAGAGCACATTCAGCGGACGCACCAGGAGGTGTACGTATTGacgcaggaggcggagattAGCGAGGCAGGCGCGAAGAAGTacgcctctgcgtgtgcgcacctcctcagcGACGTTGAAAACAAAGGCGCCATGGTGGCCCAGtacgaggagcagctcacggcggtggaggcacgcgtcaagcagcagcaggcgctacTCGAGTCCATGGTGGGGGAGCGCAACACCTACACCTCGCACTACGACCAGCTGAAGCAAGGGctcagcgagcagcagcatcattTCACACTGCTGGTGGCGAAGGTGCAGTccatgcgcagcgccatcgagAAGCGGGAGAAGGATGTGACGCTCGAGGCAGCGCACGTTCAGCTactgcagaagcagcagaaggacATTGAGGTGCACGTGGTGGACTTCGAGCGCCGGGCTAACAAGAAGCAACTGTGTGCCGAGGCACTAGGGCAGGAGATACGGCAACTTCGTGCGGTTCTCAGCGATGCAGCCGACGAGacgcgccggcagcagcgccgctgtcatGATGTCGTGCATGAGAGGGACATGCTTGACCGCCAAGTGACGGACCGCGCtgcggaggtgcaggcgctgtacgagcaggcgcacacaaaAGGGTTTCTTCTGCGGCGCCACGAGGCCCTCTACAATGACcaggcacagcagctggagcaccTCGAGTACCAGACGGTGCAGTttgcacagcagctggagaagatgcGCACGTTCGTCGCCCGCCTGCCGGAGTTGCGCGTACTGCTGAATAACGCAACAcgtgagctgcagcgggagaaggtgcgagtgcaggtgctgctcgatGACGCGGCCCGCCCTGTTAACGTGCACCCGTACCACGAGCTGGCCTCGGCCGAGCCCGagacgcacgcgctgctgcagcgagtTCAGAGGCTCCAGCGGGTGCTGGTCCAGCGCCGGAATGAGctcgaggagaaggaggtggccATCCAGTCCGTGGAACAGCGCTACATGAACGCCAAAGCCACCGTCGCGCATCAGCCCGGGCCGGAGATCGCGGAGCAGCTCACTGCCTATCAGCAGAACCTGACGAAGAAGCACCAGGATATGCGGCAGATGCAGGAGGCCCTCGAATTCTTCAGGTCTCAGACGGACCACTTCAAGGCACGACACGATGTGCTGCGAGAGCGGCTGGCCGACATGGGCAAGGCGTACGCGGCGGAGAGGgccgaaaaagagaggcgcaccaGAGCAGGCGTCATCGCAGGTGCCCCGCCCATTACACCGCGCGCCGACTCACCGTCTGCGACGCCCGAGCCGGTCGTATACCGCGGCTTCGTGGCGCCTCCGCGTGCCGCCCCCACGACGGCGTTTACGCCACATGCCAACCCCGATGAGGGATCggacctccccctccttggGGGTCCACACGAGAACGCGGGACAGCGGTAG